A genomic region of Phalacrocorax carbo unplaced genomic scaffold, bPhaCar2.1 SCAFFOLD_223, whole genome shotgun sequence contains the following coding sequences:
- the LOC135311359 gene encoding histone H2B 5-like — MPEPAKSAPAPKKGSKKAVTKTQKKGDKKRRRSRKESYSIYVYKVLKQVHPDTGISSKAMGIMNSFVNDIFERIAGEASRLAHYNKRSTITSREIQTAVRLLLPGELAKHAVSEGTKAVTKYTSSK; from the coding sequence ATGCCCGAACCGGCCAAATCGGCGCCTGCGCCTAAAAAAGGCTCGAAAAAAGCTGTGACAAAGACCCAGAAAAAGGGTGACAAGAAGCGGCGGCGCAGCCGCAAGGAGAGTTACTCCATCTACGTGTACAAGGTGCTGAAGCAAGTGCACCCCGACACCGGCATCTCCTCCAAGGCCATGGGCATCATGAATTCCTTCGTCAACGACATCTTCGAGCGCATCGCGGGGGAGGCCTCGCGCCTGGCGCACTACAACAAGCGCTCCACCATCACCTCGCGGGAGATCCAGACGGCCGTGAGGCTCCTGCTGCCCGGCGAGCTGGCCAAGCACGCCGTCTCCGAGGGTACCAAGGCTGTCACCAAATACACCAGCTCCAAATAA
- the LOC135311358 gene encoding histone H2A type 2-C-like: protein MSGRGKQGGKARAKAKSRSSRAGLQFPVGRVHRLLRKGNYAERVGAGAPVYLAAVMEYLTAEILELAGNAARDNKKTRIIPRHLQLAVRNDEELNKLLGGVTIAQGGVLPNIQAVLLPKKSESHKAKGK, encoded by the coding sequence ATGTCGGGCCGAGGGAAGCAGGGGGGTAAAGCGCGGGCTAAAGCTAAGTCGCGCTCGTCTCGGGCCGGCTTACAGTTCCCCGTAGGCCGAGTTCACCGCTTGCTGAGGAAGGGGAATTACGCGGAGCGGGTCGGAGCCGGAGCCCCCGTTTATTTAGCCGCGGTTATGGAATATTTGACGGCGGAGATCCTGGAGCTGGCCGGGAACGCGGCCAGGGACAATAAGAAGACGCGAATTATCCCGCGGCACCTGCAGTTGGCGGTTCGCAACGACGAAGAGCTCAACAAGCTGCTGGGCGGCGTCACGATCGCGCAGGGCGGCGTCTTGCCCAACatccaggctgtgctgctgcccaagAAGAGCGAGAGCCACAAGGCCAAGGGCAAGTGA
- the LOC135311360 gene encoding lutropin subunit beta-like, translated as MGGAQVLVLVTLMGTPMALGTPIALGGPIAAGDPMAVGSPMVVGGPMVVGSPMAGGGPGRPPCRPINVTVAVEKDECPQCLAVTTTACGGYCRTREPVYRSPLGTPSQAACTYFGVRYERWVLGGCPPGIDPGVAVPVALGCRCGRCPMATADCTVAGLGPAFCGAPGGFGGQ; from the exons ATGGGGGGGGCACAG gtCTTGGTGCTGGTGACACTGATGGGGACCCCCATGGCCTTGGGGACCCCCATAGCCTTGGGGGGTCCCATAGCGGCGGGGGACCCCATGGCCGTGGGGAGCCCCATGGTTGTGGGGGGCCCCATGGTTGTGGGgagccccatggctgggggggggccgggccgccccccgTGTCGCCCCATTAACGTGACGGTGGCCGTGGAGAAGGACgagtgtccccagtgcctgGCCGTGACCACCACGGCTTGTGGGGGCTACTGCCGCACCCGG gagccGGTGTACCGCAGCCCCCTGGGCACCCCGTCTCAAGCAGCCTGCACCTATTTCGGGGTGCGCTACGAGCGGTGGGTgttggggggctgcccccccgGGATCGACCCCGGCGTCGCCGTCCCCGTGGCCCTTGGCTGCCGCTGCGGCCGCTGCCCCATGGCCACGGCCGACTGCACCGTGGCCGGGCTGGGCCCCGCCTTCTGCGGCGCCCCGGGGGGCTTCGGGGGGCAATAA